In Maridesulfovibrio bastinii DSM 16055, a single genomic region encodes these proteins:
- the alr gene encoding alanine racemase yields the protein MISAADRYPLWAEIDLSAISHNFAEIKNKIGPETGIIAVVKANAYGHGIEQVAHLLDKCGADIFGVARLSEAVALRNAGITKDILIFGYTPPQYAAELTRYNITQEVFSFNYAQELSDNVPGYGDRIKVHIKIDTGMGRLGFVPPRLKNDEKSHNPGKNTLSSAVIGISELPAIEVTGIFTHFASSDSLDKTSALKQLNLFKEVIQSLEESGLNIPVHHAANSAAVMEMPEAYFNMVRPGIILYGLYPSDEVDRKLLDLRPAMSLKATVSQVKNVPAGYKVSYGETYVTEKPTVLATIPIGYADGYRRSLSSAGWMLVRGHLAPVVGRVCMDQTIIDVGHIDGVRCGDEVVIVGSQRGRTLSADVMAKQLGTINYEIVSTVMARVPRVYI from the coding sequence ATGATTTCCGCGGCAGACCGTTATCCACTCTGGGCCGAAATAGACCTGAGCGCGATTTCGCACAATTTTGCAGAGATAAAAAATAAAATTGGTCCTGAAACCGGAATTATTGCGGTAGTAAAGGCTAATGCTTACGGACACGGTATAGAGCAGGTTGCACACCTTCTGGATAAATGCGGAGCGGATATCTTCGGAGTTGCCCGTCTTAGTGAAGCTGTCGCTTTGCGTAACGCCGGGATTACAAAAGATATTTTGATCTTTGGATATACTCCACCTCAGTATGCCGCAGAACTGACTCGATATAATATCACACAGGAAGTTTTTTCATTTAATTATGCGCAGGAGCTTAGTGATAACGTTCCGGGGTATGGCGACAGAATTAAGGTTCATATAAAAATTGATACCGGAATGGGACGGTTGGGATTTGTTCCACCACGTCTTAAAAATGACGAAAAATCGCATAATCCCGGCAAAAATACTTTAAGCTCAGCAGTTATCGGAATTTCAGAACTTCCTGCAATTGAAGTTACAGGTATTTTCACTCATTTCGCTTCCAGTGATTCACTTGATAAGACAAGTGCCTTAAAACAATTGAACCTTTTTAAGGAAGTAATTCAGTCCTTGGAAGAAAGTGGGCTTAATATACCCGTTCATCATGCAGCTAACAGTGCGGCTGTCATGGAAATGCCGGAAGCATATTTCAATATGGTTCGTCCCGGTATAATTCTTTATGGATTATATCCTTCTGATGAAGTTGATCGGAAGCTTCTGGATTTGCGTCCTGCTATGAGCCTTAAGGCTACTGTTTCGCAAGTCAAAAATGTGCCTGCTGGCTACAAAGTCAGTTATGGTGAAACTTATGTGACTGAAAAGCCAACTGTTCTGGCAACAATTCCTATAGGTTATGCGGACGGATACCGCCGCAGTTTGTCTTCTGCCGGTTGGATGCTTGTGCGAGGTCATCTGGCTCCTGTCGTTGGAAGAGTTTGTATGGATCAGACGATTATTGACGTTGGACATATTGATGGCGTCAGGTGTGGTGATGAGGTTGTCATAGTAGGGTCTCAACGTGGACGCACATTGAGTGCTGATGTCATGGCAAAGCAGCTTGGAACCATTAATTATGAAATAGTTTCAACCGTGATGGCTAGAGTTCCCAGAGTTTATATTTAA
- the rsfS gene encoding ribosome silencing factor yields MENKAKKFIEIDTKEKARKVAGWLDDKQASEIIGIDVHEVCPIAEIVMVVTAKGVRHSQALADHILGMLAENKIEYLGMEGYKSGDWILLDLNDIIVHIFQEDNRSFYNIEGLWSEGTQIELDS; encoded by the coding sequence ATGGAAAACAAAGCTAAAAAATTTATTGAAATTGATACAAAGGAAAAAGCCCGCAAAGTTGCAGGGTGGCTGGATGACAAGCAGGCGTCGGAAATTATAGGAATCGATGTTCATGAAGTTTGTCCCATAGCTGAGATTGTAATGGTTGTGACAGCTAAAGGAGTTCGTCATTCCCAGGCTCTTGCCGACCATATTCTGGGAATGCTTGCGGAAAATAAGATCGAGTACCTCGGAATGGAAGGATATAAATCAGGAGATTGGATTCTTCTCGATCTTAACGACATTATTGTCCATATCTTTCAGGAAGATAATCGCAGCTTTTATAATATTGAAGGTCTCTGGTCTGAAGGAACTCAAATAGAGCTGGACAGCTAA
- a CDS encoding phenylacetate--CoA ligase family protein, with product MIFDVDMETMPREELEQLQLRRLKSLCERVYENVPFYNKKFKEKGIEPGDIKSLDDITKLPFTEKQDLRNHYPFGLFAVSRDNIVRIHSSSGTTGKATVVGYTKRDIRNWANMMARSFAAAGATADDIIHNAYGYGLFTGGLGVHYGAEALGATIVPVSGGGTRRQVMLLKDFGSTLITSTPSYALFLYETAQELGIDFRTLPLRAGIFGAEPWSNSMRKDIEDKMNIKAMDIYGLSEIMGPGVAIECIEAQNGLHIMEDHFLPEVIDPETGKHVGPGEVGELVITTLTKEGIPLIRYRTKDLTRINYAACRCGRTFARMERVTGRSDDMLIIRGVNVFPSQIESILIETDGLSPYYQLVVEREGNLDILTVKVEMSPGIFSDEIKNLQKLERNIQRNIKEFLGVTAKIKLVEPKSIERSAGKATRIIDLRNQK from the coding sequence ATGATTTTCGATGTCGACATGGAAACCATGCCAAGGGAAGAGCTGGAGCAACTCCAACTCAGGCGATTAAAATCTCTTTGTGAAAGAGTTTATGAAAATGTCCCATTTTACAATAAAAAGTTTAAAGAAAAAGGTATCGAGCCCGGAGACATTAAAAGTCTTGATGACATCACCAAATTACCTTTTACAGAAAAACAAGACCTCCGCAACCACTATCCCTTCGGACTTTTCGCAGTCTCCCGTGACAACATAGTAAGGATCCATTCTTCTTCAGGTACTACCGGTAAAGCTACTGTTGTCGGCTATACCAAGAGAGACATCAGGAACTGGGCAAATATGATGGCCAGATCTTTTGCAGCTGCAGGAGCAACCGCTGACGATATCATTCACAATGCATACGGCTACGGACTTTTTACCGGAGGTCTGGGCGTACATTATGGAGCCGAGGCCCTCGGAGCAACCATTGTTCCTGTCTCCGGAGGCGGAACAAGAAGACAGGTTATGCTGCTTAAAGATTTCGGTTCCACTCTTATCACAAGCACCCCATCTTACGCTCTTTTTCTTTATGAGACAGCACAGGAACTTGGTATAGATTTCCGCACTCTTCCACTTAGAGCCGGTATTTTCGGTGCAGAACCATGGAGCAACTCCATGCGTAAAGACATTGAAGATAAAATGAACATCAAAGCTATGGATATTTATGGGCTTTCTGAAATTATGGGTCCCGGTGTAGCTATTGAATGTATAGAGGCACAAAACGGATTACACATCATGGAAGATCATTTTCTCCCTGAAGTAATTGATCCTGAAACAGGAAAACATGTCGGCCCCGGTGAAGTTGGTGAACTTGTAATCACAACTCTTACCAAAGAGGGTATCCCCCTTATCCGTTACAGAACAAAAGACTTAACCCGCATTAATTATGCAGCCTGCCGTTGTGGAAGAACCTTTGCCAGAATGGAAAGAGTTACCGGAAGAAGTGATGATATGCTTATCATCCGCGGAGTTAATGTATTCCCATCACAAATTGAATCAATTCTTATTGAAACAGACGGTCTGTCTCCATATTACCAGCTTGTTGTTGAGCGCGAAGGAAATCTTGATATCCTTACTGTAAAAGTTGAAATGTCACCGGGCATATTCTCAGATGAAATTAAAAATTTACAGAAGCTCGAAAGAAATATACAAAGAAACATTAAAGAATTCCTTGGAGTAACGGCTAAGATTAAACTGGTTGAACCCAAATCAATTGAAAGATCTGCCGGAAAAGCAACAAGAATTATAGACTTACGTAATCAGAAATAA
- a CDS encoding ACT domain-containing protein, which translates to MKCDQLSIFLENRAGRLAEVTRLLSESKVNIRALSLADTSDFGILRLIVSDFEKAQKVLKDAGFTVGKTSVVAVVVDDHPGGLHNLLHLLRDSGINVEYMYAFVQQSGSNAVIIFRFDKTEQAIELLTEKKIKMIPGNELSQL; encoded by the coding sequence ATGAAATGTGATCAGCTCTCCATATTTTTAGAAAACCGGGCCGGAAGACTTGCTGAAGTAACTCGTCTGCTTTCCGAATCAAAAGTGAATATACGGGCTTTATCGTTGGCCGACACTTCTGATTTTGGAATTTTAAGACTTATTGTTTCCGACTTTGAAAAAGCACAAAAAGTACTAAAAGACGCAGGATTCACTGTTGGCAAGACAAGTGTTGTAGCAGTAGTTGTTGATGATCATCCGGGAGGACTCCATAATCTGCTGCATCTTCTCCGTGATTCAGGTATCAATGTTGAATACATGTATGCCTTTGTCCAGCAGTCAGGAAGTAACGCCGTTATCATATTCCGCTTTGATAAAACAGAACAGGCAATTGAATTATTGACTGAGAAAAAGATAAAAATGATACCGGGAAATGAGCTCTCACAGCTCTAG
- a CDS encoding alanine/glycine:cation symporter family protein: protein MNALDAFVGKVGAFAWGPPMLILLVGTGIWLTLSLRGIQFSKLFHALYLALIKRKEDDAEPGDITHFEALMTALSATVGTGNIAGVATAIAVGGPGALFWMWVTGLVGMATKYSEAVLAVKYRVTDENGEMSGGPMYYISKGLKQPWLGAVFAFCASFAAFGIGNMVQSNSVADAVNSTYHISPYVTGIVLMVCTAAVILGGIKKIGKVTGLLVPVMVVFYMAGALYIIIANIGAVPEAFVYIVEQAFTPTAAVGGFAGSSIMLCIRMGVARGVFSNESGLGSAPIAAAAAQTKSPITQALVSMTQTFIDTIVVCTMTGLVLVITNTWSSGATGAELTTIAFGKGMPGGAHVVTIGLVLFAYSTILGWSYYGEKSIEYLLGVKAIKPYRMVFVLFVGIGAVAKLSLVWNISDTLNGLMAIPNLIGLLLLTPVVVSETKKYFDDKK, encoded by the coding sequence ATGAATGCGCTGGATGCTTTTGTCGGAAAGGTTGGCGCTTTTGCGTGGGGACCGCCTATGCTTATTCTGCTAGTTGGAACAGGTATCTGGCTGACTTTATCCCTTCGCGGAATACAGTTTTCGAAATTATTTCATGCTCTTTACCTTGCTCTTATAAAACGTAAGGAAGATGACGCCGAACCTGGTGACATCACACACTTTGAAGCCCTTATGACCGCGCTTTCCGCTACTGTGGGAACCGGTAATATTGCCGGAGTTGCCACAGCCATTGCAGTTGGTGGTCCTGGAGCGCTTTTCTGGATGTGGGTGACCGGACTCGTCGGAATGGCAACCAAGTACTCCGAAGCGGTGCTCGCTGTTAAATACAGAGTCACCGATGAAAATGGAGAAATGAGCGGTGGTCCTATGTACTACATCTCAAAAGGTTTGAAACAACCTTGGCTTGGTGCCGTTTTTGCCTTCTGTGCGTCATTTGCAGCTTTTGGCATCGGAAATATGGTTCAGTCCAACTCCGTTGCCGATGCGGTTAATTCCACATATCACATCTCCCCTTATGTTACTGGGATTGTGCTTATGGTCTGCACTGCGGCTGTTATTCTCGGCGGTATTAAGAAGATTGGTAAGGTGACCGGACTGCTGGTCCCGGTAATGGTAGTTTTCTACATGGCCGGAGCTCTTTACATAATTATCGCAAACATCGGTGCTGTACCCGAAGCATTTGTATACATCGTAGAACAGGCATTTACTCCGACAGCTGCTGTCGGCGGCTTTGCCGGATCTTCCATAATGCTGTGTATCAGGATGGGCGTGGCCCGCGGTGTCTTCTCAAACGAATCAGGTCTCGGCAGTGCCCCTATTGCTGCGGCCGCCGCACAGACCAAAAGCCCGATTACTCAGGCTCTGGTATCCATGACTCAGACTTTCATTGATACCATTGTTGTCTGTACTATGACCGGGCTTGTGCTGGTCATTACCAATACCTGGTCCAGCGGAGCAACCGGTGCTGAGCTGACTACCATCGCCTTCGGCAAGGGAATGCCCGGCGGTGCTCATGTTGTGACCATTGGTCTTGTTCTCTTTGCATATTCCACCATCCTTGGTTGGAGTTACTACGGGGAAAAGTCCATTGAGTATCTTCTCGGTGTAAAGGCTATCAAGCCTTACCGTATGGTATTCGTCCTTTTTGTCGGAATAGGAGCTGTCGCAAAACTCAGTCTTGTCTGGAATATTTCAGATACATTGAATGGATTGATGGCGATTCCAAACCTTATAGGGCTTCTCCTCCTTACTCCGGTAGTAGTGTCGGAAACCAAGAAGTACTTTGACGATAAAAAGTAA